One stretch of Penaeus chinensis breed Huanghai No. 1 chromosome 27, ASM1920278v2, whole genome shotgun sequence DNA includes these proteins:
- the LOC125039384 gene encoding longitudinals lacking protein, isoforms H/M/V-like, whose product MNVDSAVYWSRSSIIALLEKVREFPCIWDFESPDFKKKLLKRDCYHRICDSLRAEFVEMKDLTADHAKNKFNHLRTYHQRELKKIENIPSGSGGQQSSKWEYFNHCSYMQPGGSLYREKSNGKHPPRETEGTQPDLVEENANKKRKLNQSEFSTADTLHQDHLPGNEQFMENRPEATTRHVLPCQPSHNNQTTFTTFRPRIEEDQTADRYSHQTLILKGLLEDASFADVTLTAEGQSLKAHKAVLSAMSPYFKSVLQNNPSPHPIIIMPLDMQFEDLKGIMDYIYVGDITVATENLSSLFKAARVLQISGLSAIDAVGVRSSDILLSSSNAKLTSKDCNYTTVSTGTNHISLKIRRNENTNTSHGSRKSTVSSIIAMQNLPQGKRLEQIHKGVSNLVPAVETVDPLDTNNQKRHESVASSDGQTKQKSSTLADFFMHLPDEETLSVDTDGEVTEEYKEELGDSHPHQHGSEDSFDQSSSISDEKEYKTLNTVEIKEEPNY is encoded by the exons ATGAACGTGGACAGTGCCGTTTATTGGTCAAGGAGCAGCATAATAGCTCTcctggagaaggtgagggagtttCCTTGCATCTGGGACTTCGAAAGCCCAGATTTTAAGAAAAAACTCCTCAAGAGGGATTGCTACCACCGCATATGTGATTCCTTGCGGGCGGAGTTTGTCGAGATGAAGGACCTCACTGCAG ATCATGCAAAAAATAAATTCAATCATTTGAGGACATATCACCAAAGAGAACTCAAGAAGATTGAAAATATTCCTAGTGGATCTGGAGGCCAGCAGAGCTCCAAATGGGAATACTTCAACCACTGCTCCTACATGCAGCCAGGAGGGAgtttgtacagagagaaaagtaATGGGAAACACCCTCCGAGAGAAACAGAG GGAACACAGCCTGACCTAGTggaagaaaatgcaaataaaaagaggaaactcAATCAGAGTGAGTTCAGTACAGCCGACACATTGCATCAGGACCATCTACCAGGGAATGAGCAGTTCATGGAAAACAGACCTGAGGCTACAACTAGACATGTCCTGCCCTG CCAGCCTTCACATAATAACCAGACAACGTTTACAACATTCAGACCAAGAATTGAGGAAGACCAAACAGCAGATAGAT atTCACATCAGACCCTAATCTTAAAGGGTTTGCTGGAGGATGCATCTTTTGCTGATGTGACGCTGACAGCAGAGGGACAGTCATTAAAGGCACACAAG GCAGTGTTGTCAGCCATGAGCCCCTACTTCAAAAGTGTGCTGCAGAACAACCCAAGTCCTCACCCCATCATCATCATGCCTCTTGACATGCAGTTTGAGGATCTCAAAGGAATTATGgactatatttatgt AGGTGATATAACTGTGGCGACTGAGAATCTGTCCTCACTATTTAAGGCAGCTCGAGTTCTTCAGATTTCTGGCTTATCAGCAATTGATGCTGTAGGTGTAAGGTCATCTGATATACTCTTATCATCCAGTAATGCAAAATTAACTTCCAAAGACTGTAACTATACTACTGTATCAACTGGAACCAACCATATTAGTCTCAAGatcagaagaaatgaaaatactaatacatCTCATGGATCCAGAAAGAGCACAGTATCATCGATCATTGCCATGCAAAATTTGCCCCAGGGTAAAAGGCTGGAACAAATACACAAAGGGGTGAGCAATTTAGTGCCTGCTGTGGAGACTGTTGACCCATTAGATACAAATAACCAAAAGAGACATGAAAGTGTAGCTTCATCCGAtggacagacaaaacaaaaaagctcAACACTGGCTGATTTCTTCATGCATTTACCTGATGAAGAAACCCTATCAGTTGACACAGATGGTGAAGTTACAGAAGAATATAAGGAA GAATTAGGTGATTCCCACCCTCATCAGCATGGGAGTGAAGACTCCTTCGATCAGTCTTCAAGCATATCTGATGAAAAGGAATACAAGACCTTGAATACTGTGGAAATTAAAGAAGAACCAAATTATTAG
- the LOC125039382 gene encoding protein bric-a-brac 2-like isoform X1, whose protein sequence is MEGVYWCRESTLLLLEKVKIREPIWNINHTDFMKKNLKRRLLDEICEELKKVYPVMNNLTTDMVVSRYQYLRGHFQKQLRKFYNIPTSSRRTASHKWEFFKACSFMQSGFMINNESCFTSTLRKQQLPSDSPNTATSQALVVGEPSKHEEGSLPKKRKLGPPEAPTDGSEDCSQRSKQLAPMLIPLHPPHCNQTAFRATASGTQSIKERGSVKNSHPAKPKKHQALILNDLLEDATFADVTLTAEGQSVKAHKAVLSAMSPYFRSVLQNNPSPHPIIIMPLDMKFEDLKGIINYIYVGEIIVPSENLSSLFKAARVLQISDLSTIDATGLNTPGASSSSSNTQFTHNVDTATPTRTLDIGDTATPTRTNQSDGVRVCTRRKDDINKMQSSNRIQKRTVSSATDHLDKSQKHIHIWANHTAADTDDPLDISNHKRPEGGSSSEQTKDKSSFLEDLPVFLPDGETLSSDIDCDYLEQHEKEFIDSQLHYQGSEWVFHQAPSIISGELNNDATSPVHIKEEFN, encoded by the exons ATGGAAGGCGTATATTGGTGTAGGGAGAGTACATTGTTACTTttggaaaaagtaaaaataagggaACCAATATGGAACATAAACCATACAGACTTTATGAAGAAAAATTTGAAAAGAAGGTTATTGGACGAGATTTGTGAAGAACTTAAGAAGGTATATCCAGTGATGAATAACCTCACTACTG ACATGGTAGTCAGCAGATATCAATACCTTAGAGGGCATTTCCAAAAACAACTTCGGAAATTTTATAATATCCCAACTAGTTCCAGACGGACAGCTTCACATAAATGGGAGTTCTTCAAGGCATGCTCCTTCATGCAGTCCGGATTCATGATTAACAACGAGTCATGTTTTACAAGTACTCTAAGAAAG CAGCAACTTCCTTCAGACTCACCCAACACAGCAACCTCGCAAGCTCTGGTTGTG gGAGAGCCTTCTAAACATGAGGAAGGATCTCTGCCCAAAAAGAGGAAGCTGGGACCTCCTGAAGCCCCCACAGATGGTTCAGAGGATTGTTCTCAGAGGAGTAAGCAGCTGGCACCCATGCTCATTCCTCT CCACCCTCCACACTGCAACCAGACAGCCTTTAGAGCAACTGCGTCAGGAACTCAATCTATAAAAGAACGAGGATCAGTGAAAA ATTCACATCCTGCTAAACCCAAGAAGCACCAGGCTTTAATTCTTAATGACTTGCTAGAAGATGCAACCTTTGCCGATGTGACACTGACAGCTGAAGGGCAGTCAGTTAAGGCACACAAG GCTGTGTTGTCAGCCATGAGCCCCTACTTCAGAAGTGTGCTGCAGAACAACCCAAGTCCTCACCCCATTATCATCATGCCTCTGGACATGAAGTTTGAGGATCTGAAaggaattattaattatatatatgt GGGAGAGATAATAGTGCCAAGTGAGAATTTGTCCTCGCTATTTAAGGCAGCTAGAGTTCTTCAGATTTCTGATTTATCCACCATTGATGCCACTGGCTTAAACACACCTGGTGCATCTTCATCATCCAGTAACACACAGTTCACGCATAATGTTGATACAGCCACACCAACTAGAACACTAGATATAGGTGATACAGCCACACCAACTAGAACCAACCAGTCTGATGGAGTAAGGGTCTGTACAAGGAgaaaggatgatattaataagatgCAGTCATCTAACAGAATTCAAAAGCGCACAGTATCATCTGCCACTGACCATCTGGACAAAAGtcagaaacatatacacatttgggCAAACCATACTGCAGCAGACACTGATGACCCATTAGATATTAGCAACCATAAGAGACCAGAAGGTGGATCATCATCTGaacagacaaaagacaaaagcTCATTCCTGGAAGATCTTCCAGTATTTTTACCTGATGGAGAAACCCTATCAAGTGACATAGATTGTGACTATTTAGAACAACATGAAAAA GAATTCATTGACTCACAGCTTCATTATCAAGGAAGTGAATGGGTTTTTCATCAGGCTCCAAGCATAATATCTGGTGAACTGAATAATGATGCCACAAGCCCAGTGCATATTAAAGAAGAGTTTAACTAA
- the LOC125039382 gene encoding protein bric-a-brac 2-like isoform X2, with amino-acid sequence MEGVYWCRESTLLLLEKVKIREPIWNINHTDFMKKNLKRRLLDEICEELKKVYPVMNNLTTDMVVSRYQYLRGHFQKQLRKFYNIPTSSRRTASHKWEFFKACSFMQSGFMINNESCFTSTLRKQLPSDSPNTATSQALVVGEPSKHEEGSLPKKRKLGPPEAPTDGSEDCSQRSKQLAPMLIPLHPPHCNQTAFRATASGTQSIKERGSVKNSHPAKPKKHQALILNDLLEDATFADVTLTAEGQSVKAHKAVLSAMSPYFRSVLQNNPSPHPIIIMPLDMKFEDLKGIINYIYVGEIIVPSENLSSLFKAARVLQISDLSTIDATGLNTPGASSSSSNTQFTHNVDTATPTRTLDIGDTATPTRTNQSDGVRVCTRRKDDINKMQSSNRIQKRTVSSATDHLDKSQKHIHIWANHTAADTDDPLDISNHKRPEGGSSSEQTKDKSSFLEDLPVFLPDGETLSSDIDCDYLEQHEKEFIDSQLHYQGSEWVFHQAPSIISGELNNDATSPVHIKEEFN; translated from the exons ATGGAAGGCGTATATTGGTGTAGGGAGAGTACATTGTTACTTttggaaaaagtaaaaataagggaACCAATATGGAACATAAACCATACAGACTTTATGAAGAAAAATTTGAAAAGAAGGTTATTGGACGAGATTTGTGAAGAACTTAAGAAGGTATATCCAGTGATGAATAACCTCACTACTG ACATGGTAGTCAGCAGATATCAATACCTTAGAGGGCATTTCCAAAAACAACTTCGGAAATTTTATAATATCCCAACTAGTTCCAGACGGACAGCTTCACATAAATGGGAGTTCTTCAAGGCATGCTCCTTCATGCAGTCCGGATTCATGATTAACAACGAGTCATGTTTTACAAGTACTCTAAGAAAG CAACTTCCTTCAGACTCACCCAACACAGCAACCTCGCAAGCTCTGGTTGTG gGAGAGCCTTCTAAACATGAGGAAGGATCTCTGCCCAAAAAGAGGAAGCTGGGACCTCCTGAAGCCCCCACAGATGGTTCAGAGGATTGTTCTCAGAGGAGTAAGCAGCTGGCACCCATGCTCATTCCTCT CCACCCTCCACACTGCAACCAGACAGCCTTTAGAGCAACTGCGTCAGGAACTCAATCTATAAAAGAACGAGGATCAGTGAAAA ATTCACATCCTGCTAAACCCAAGAAGCACCAGGCTTTAATTCTTAATGACTTGCTAGAAGATGCAACCTTTGCCGATGTGACACTGACAGCTGAAGGGCAGTCAGTTAAGGCACACAAG GCTGTGTTGTCAGCCATGAGCCCCTACTTCAGAAGTGTGCTGCAGAACAACCCAAGTCCTCACCCCATTATCATCATGCCTCTGGACATGAAGTTTGAGGATCTGAAaggaattattaattatatatatgt GGGAGAGATAATAGTGCCAAGTGAGAATTTGTCCTCGCTATTTAAGGCAGCTAGAGTTCTTCAGATTTCTGATTTATCCACCATTGATGCCACTGGCTTAAACACACCTGGTGCATCTTCATCATCCAGTAACACACAGTTCACGCATAATGTTGATACAGCCACACCAACTAGAACACTAGATATAGGTGATACAGCCACACCAACTAGAACCAACCAGTCTGATGGAGTAAGGGTCTGTACAAGGAgaaaggatgatattaataagatgCAGTCATCTAACAGAATTCAAAAGCGCACAGTATCATCTGCCACTGACCATCTGGACAAAAGtcagaaacatatacacatttgggCAAACCATACTGCAGCAGACACTGATGACCCATTAGATATTAGCAACCATAAGAGACCAGAAGGTGGATCATCATCTGaacagacaaaagacaaaagcTCATTCCTGGAAGATCTTCCAGTATTTTTACCTGATGGAGAAACCCTATCAAGTGACATAGATTGTGACTATTTAGAACAACATGAAAAA GAATTCATTGACTCACAGCTTCATTATCAAGGAAGTGAATGGGTTTTTCATCAGGCTCCAAGCATAATATCTGGTGAACTGAATAATGATGCCACAAGCCCAGTGCATATTAAAGAAGAGTTTAACTAA
- the LOC125039382 gene encoding protein bric-a-brac 2-like isoform X4 — MQSGFMINNESCFTSTLRKQLPSDSPNTATSQALVVGEPSKHEEGSLPKKRKLGPPEAPTDGSEDCSQRSKQLAPMLIPLHPPHCNQTAFRATASGTQSIKERGSVKNSHPAKPKKHQALILNDLLEDATFADVTLTAEGQSVKAHKAVLSAMSPYFRSVLQNNPSPHPIIIMPLDMKFEDLKGIINYIYVGEIIVPSENLSSLFKAARVLQISDLSTIDATGLNTPGASSSSSNTQFTHNVDTATPTRTLDIGDTATPTRTNQSDGVRVCTRRKDDINKMQSSNRIQKRTVSSATDHLDKSQKHIHIWANHTAADTDDPLDISNHKRPEGGSSSEQTKDKSSFLEDLPVFLPDGETLSSDIDCDYLEQHEKEFIDSQLHYQGSEWVFHQAPSIISGELNNDATSPVHIKEEFN; from the exons ATGCAGTCCGGATTCATGATTAACAACGAGTCATGTTTTACAAGTACTCTAAGAAAG CAACTTCCTTCAGACTCACCCAACACAGCAACCTCGCAAGCTCTGGTTGTG gGAGAGCCTTCTAAACATGAGGAAGGATCTCTGCCCAAAAAGAGGAAGCTGGGACCTCCTGAAGCCCCCACAGATGGTTCAGAGGATTGTTCTCAGAGGAGTAAGCAGCTGGCACCCATGCTCATTCCTCT CCACCCTCCACACTGCAACCAGACAGCCTTTAGAGCAACTGCGTCAGGAACTCAATCTATAAAAGAACGAGGATCAGTGAAAA ATTCACATCCTGCTAAACCCAAGAAGCACCAGGCTTTAATTCTTAATGACTTGCTAGAAGATGCAACCTTTGCCGATGTGACACTGACAGCTGAAGGGCAGTCAGTTAAGGCACACAAG GCTGTGTTGTCAGCCATGAGCCCCTACTTCAGAAGTGTGCTGCAGAACAACCCAAGTCCTCACCCCATTATCATCATGCCTCTGGACATGAAGTTTGAGGATCTGAAaggaattattaattatatatatgt GGGAGAGATAATAGTGCCAAGTGAGAATTTGTCCTCGCTATTTAAGGCAGCTAGAGTTCTTCAGATTTCTGATTTATCCACCATTGATGCCACTGGCTTAAACACACCTGGTGCATCTTCATCATCCAGTAACACACAGTTCACGCATAATGTTGATACAGCCACACCAACTAGAACACTAGATATAGGTGATACAGCCACACCAACTAGAACCAACCAGTCTGATGGAGTAAGGGTCTGTACAAGGAgaaaggatgatattaataagatgCAGTCATCTAACAGAATTCAAAAGCGCACAGTATCATCTGCCACTGACCATCTGGACAAAAGtcagaaacatatacacatttgggCAAACCATACTGCAGCAGACACTGATGACCCATTAGATATTAGCAACCATAAGAGACCAGAAGGTGGATCATCATCTGaacagacaaaagacaaaagcTCATTCCTGGAAGATCTTCCAGTATTTTTACCTGATGGAGAAACCCTATCAAGTGACATAGATTGTGACTATTTAGAACAACATGAAAAA GAATTCATTGACTCACAGCTTCATTATCAAGGAAGTGAATGGGTTTTTCATCAGGCTCCAAGCATAATATCTGGTGAACTGAATAATGATGCCACAAGCCCAGTGCATATTAAAGAAGAGTTTAACTAA
- the LOC125039382 gene encoding protein bric-a-brac 2-like isoform X3 — MQSGFMINNESCFTSTLRKQQLPSDSPNTATSQALVVGEPSKHEEGSLPKKRKLGPPEAPTDGSEDCSQRSKQLAPMLIPLHPPHCNQTAFRATASGTQSIKERGSVKNSHPAKPKKHQALILNDLLEDATFADVTLTAEGQSVKAHKAVLSAMSPYFRSVLQNNPSPHPIIIMPLDMKFEDLKGIINYIYVGEIIVPSENLSSLFKAARVLQISDLSTIDATGLNTPGASSSSSNTQFTHNVDTATPTRTLDIGDTATPTRTNQSDGVRVCTRRKDDINKMQSSNRIQKRTVSSATDHLDKSQKHIHIWANHTAADTDDPLDISNHKRPEGGSSSEQTKDKSSFLEDLPVFLPDGETLSSDIDCDYLEQHEKEFIDSQLHYQGSEWVFHQAPSIISGELNNDATSPVHIKEEFN; from the exons ATGCAGTCCGGATTCATGATTAACAACGAGTCATGTTTTACAAGTACTCTAAGAAAG CAGCAACTTCCTTCAGACTCACCCAACACAGCAACCTCGCAAGCTCTGGTTGTG gGAGAGCCTTCTAAACATGAGGAAGGATCTCTGCCCAAAAAGAGGAAGCTGGGACCTCCTGAAGCCCCCACAGATGGTTCAGAGGATTGTTCTCAGAGGAGTAAGCAGCTGGCACCCATGCTCATTCCTCT CCACCCTCCACACTGCAACCAGACAGCCTTTAGAGCAACTGCGTCAGGAACTCAATCTATAAAAGAACGAGGATCAGTGAAAA ATTCACATCCTGCTAAACCCAAGAAGCACCAGGCTTTAATTCTTAATGACTTGCTAGAAGATGCAACCTTTGCCGATGTGACACTGACAGCTGAAGGGCAGTCAGTTAAGGCACACAAG GCTGTGTTGTCAGCCATGAGCCCCTACTTCAGAAGTGTGCTGCAGAACAACCCAAGTCCTCACCCCATTATCATCATGCCTCTGGACATGAAGTTTGAGGATCTGAAaggaattattaattatatatatgt GGGAGAGATAATAGTGCCAAGTGAGAATTTGTCCTCGCTATTTAAGGCAGCTAGAGTTCTTCAGATTTCTGATTTATCCACCATTGATGCCACTGGCTTAAACACACCTGGTGCATCTTCATCATCCAGTAACACACAGTTCACGCATAATGTTGATACAGCCACACCAACTAGAACACTAGATATAGGTGATACAGCCACACCAACTAGAACCAACCAGTCTGATGGAGTAAGGGTCTGTACAAGGAgaaaggatgatattaataagatgCAGTCATCTAACAGAATTCAAAAGCGCACAGTATCATCTGCCACTGACCATCTGGACAAAAGtcagaaacatatacacatttgggCAAACCATACTGCAGCAGACACTGATGACCCATTAGATATTAGCAACCATAAGAGACCAGAAGGTGGATCATCATCTGaacagacaaaagacaaaagcTCATTCCTGGAAGATCTTCCAGTATTTTTACCTGATGGAGAAACCCTATCAAGTGACATAGATTGTGACTATTTAGAACAACATGAAAAA GAATTCATTGACTCACAGCTTCATTATCAAGGAAGTGAATGGGTTTTTCATCAGGCTCCAAGCATAATATCTGGTGAACTGAATAATGATGCCACAAGCCCAGTGCATATTAAAGAAGAGTTTAACTAA